The genome window AAATCCGCCTGCAGGTGGTGATCATGACGCGCGAGCAGAACGAACTGCTGGCCGCCCGCACCGCCTCCTTCTACCAGCAATACCGCCATGCGGCCCTGTTCGGGCTGGGCATCAACACCGCCGCCATCGTGGTGCTGGTGCTGTTCTATAAACTGATCCAGCGCGCCTTCGGGCTGCGCCTGCGCGCCGAGCGCGCCCTGCAGCAATCCAACGACCACCTGGAAGAAATGGTGGCCGAGCGCACCGAGCAGCTCTCGGTCCTGTCGCGCCACCTGATCAAGGTGTCGGAAGAAGAGAAGTCGCGCCTGGCGCGCGAGCTGCACGACGAAATGGGCGCCAACCTGACCGCGATCGGCATGGACCTGACCACGGTCAGCGAGCAGTTGCGCGTCAGCCAACCGGAACTGGCGGCCAAGCTCGGCCGCGCCCGCCGCACCCTGGTCGACACCGTGCAGCTCAAGCGCCGCATCATCGAGAACCTGCGCCCCAGCCTGCTGGACAACATGGGCCTGTCGGCCGCGCTGCAAAGCTATTGCGCCGACTATGGCCGCATCACCTCGCTCGACTGCGACGCCCTGATCGACCGCCAGGCCGATACGGCCGGCCCGATGCAGGCGATCGCACTGTTCCGCATCACCCAGGAAGCCCTCAACAACATCGCCAAGTATGCCGAGGCGCGCAGCGTGATCGTCAACCTGAGCCGCGAGCCCGAGGGCTGGGACCTGGAAATCACCGACGACGGCATCGGCATTCCGGCCGACGCCATGGCCAAGTCGAAGTCCCACGGCCTGCTGGGCATGCGCGAGCGCGCCTTGCTGCTGGGCGGCAGCCTGACCGTGGAGCGCGGCGTGAACGGGATCGGCACCTGCGTGCGGGCCTGGATTCCGGTCGAAGCGCCAGGCGGGGAGGGCAAAAACAAAACGGGCGCGGCAAGCGCCGCGCCCGGTATGGAATCGGATCCCGCGCCGTCAGCTCCGGATCAGGTCAGGATCAACGCGCCACATCCATGAGCAGGCGGTCGTACTCGGACTTCGCGACCTTGTAGCATTCGCCTGCGTATTCTTCCAGGCCGGCACGGTCCAGCACGGTGATGTTGCCGCGGCGGTACTGGATCAGGCCCTCGTCCTGCAGCTTGCCGGCGGCGGCCGTGATGCTTTCGCGACGCACGCCCAGCATGATCGAAATCAGTTCCTGGGTCACTTTCAGTTCATTGGTCGGCGAACGGTCCAGGCGGTCCAGCAGCCAGCGGCAGAGCTTCTGCTCGATCGAGCTGTGGCGGCCGCCGACGGCGTTCTGGGCCATCTGGGCGAACAGGGCGTTGGTGTAGCGCATCAGCAGTTGCGGCAGGGCGCCGCCGCGGTTGAAGGCGTCGCGCAGGTATTGGGTCTTGAGGCGGTAGCCGTAGCCGGCGCTCTGCACCACGGCGCTGCACATGGCGCGCTCGCCCATGAAGAGCGACACGCCGACCACGCCTTCATGGCCGACCACCGCGATCTCGGTGGTTGCGCCGTCTTCCATCACGTAGAGCAGCGACACGATTGCCGTGGTCGGAAAATACACGTATTCCAATTTGCTGCCATACTCGAACAACTCCTTGCCGAAGGGCAGAGGGACGAGTTCCAGGTGCTCGAACAGGGTTTCCAGGTCTTGGCGGGGGAGGGCGGCGAGCAGTTCGTTCTGCTGGGTGCCGCTATAGCTGACAACGGGGCGGGACGCGGATTTCAGTTCCTCACTCGTGGCTGGGATCTGGTTCTTCGCTTTTTGCGTGGCACCACCAAGTTGAGTGTTGTTCATTTTGTGTCCTCTTATCTCTAACATGCTTCAGGAGCGTTTGGGAGGCTATGAAAGTTTGCCTCATCGCGATGTGTGTACATTAAAGCTATAGTCCGGTGCCGAACATAAGACTGGCGGTTGCACCCATGTAGGCTGTATGCATGATGTTTTGTCAGTCCAGTCCTACTAGACAGACGGGGCAAAATCGCCCCTTTTTGTTTGGTTGCGGCAACGAAAATGCCGGATAATGGACGCATTCTTGTGACTCGACGGCAAGCAGATGGGACTGCAGGTTTTACTGGTGGAAGATGACGCCGTCCTGGCCGACGGCCTGACGCGCGCGCTGCAGGCCCAGGGCATGAGCGTCAGCCTGGCCGTGGACGGCCTGGCGGCCGACGCCCAGCTGCAGGCCAACCCACCCGAGGTGGCCGTGCTCGACATCGGCCTGCCCGGCATCGACGGCTTCGAGGTGGTGCGTCGCCTGCGCGCGCGCGGGGCCGCCACCCCGGTGCTGCTGCTGACCGCGCGCGACGCGGTCGAGGACAGGGTGCGCGGCCTGGAAACCGGCGCCGACGATTACCTGGTCAAACCCTTCGCCACCGCCGAACTGGTGGCCCGCATCCGCGCCCTGGCGCGCCGCAACGCCCCCAAACCCACCGTCCTCGCCCTCGGCAAGCTGGCCCTGGACGGCGCCACCCGCCGCGCGCGCGTGGGCGAGCGCCCGCTCGAACTCTCGGTGCGCGAATGGGGCGTGCTCGAATACCTGCTCCAGCATGCGGGCCGGGTGGTGTCCAAGCAGCAGATCATCGACGCCATCCTGGCCTGGGACCAGGACCTGACCCAGAACGCGGTCGAGGTCTACGTCTCGCGCCTGCGCCTGAAGCTCGAGGGCGCCGGCGTGGCGATCCGCACCATCCGCGGCTTCGGCTACCTGCTCGAGCTCGACGCGCCGGCCGCATGAGCAGCATCCGCCTGCGCCTGCTCAAGTGGCTGCTCGGGCCCATCCTGCTGCTGAACCTGGTGCTGGCCGGGCTGATCTACCTGCTCGCCTGGACGCCGGCCCAGGTCGCCTTCGACCAGGGCTTGCAGGACACCGCGGCGGCGCTGGCCGCGCGCCTCCAGTCGGGCGCCCCGGCCTCCCTGCCGCCGCGCCTGGGCGGCCAGGACCGCTTCTGGTTCGTGGTGCGCGACGGCGAAGGGCGGCGCCTGGCCGGCGCCGAGGGCTTCCCCGCCTTGCGCCCTGGCGCTCCCGCCTACGACGCCCTGATCGGCGGCGAGCCGGTGCGGGTCGCCGCCCTGGCGCTCGCCACCCCCGAAGGGACGCGCCAGCTGGGCGTGGCACGCACCCTGCGCCAGCGCGCCGAGGTGCGCTCGGCCATTCTGCGCTCGCTGTTCGTGCTGGTAACCCTGGCCACGCTCACCCTGGTCGGACTGGTCTGGTTGTCGGTCAGTAATGGCCTGAGGCCGCTGGCGCGCATCCGCGCCGAGCTGGGCCGTCGCGGAGGCAGCGACCTGGCGCCGCTGCCGAGCGAAGGCGTGCCCTACGAGATCGCGCCGGTAGTCACCGGCTTCAACGAATTGCTGGACCGGGTCGAGGCGGGTGCCCGCGCCCAGCGCGACTTCCTGGCCGACATGGCGCACCAGTTGCGCACCCCTCTGGCGGGACTGCAACTGCAGCTCGAATGGCTGGGGGAGCGCCATGCGGCCGACGAGGAAACCCGGCGCTCGGTCGGCCTGATGCGCCTGGCCAACGAGCGCATGATCCGCCAGGTGAACCAGCTGCTGGCGCTGGCTCGCGCCAAGGGCGGCCAGCCCGGCGAGGCCTTCGCCGCGCTCGACCTGGCGCGCCTGGTGCAGGACACGGTCCAGTACTTCGTCGAGGAAGCCGCGCGGCGCGGGATCGACATCGGCTTCGAACTGGCGCCGGCACCGGTGGCAGGCGAGGCCTTCCAGCTGCGCGACCTGATCGACAACCTGGTCGACAACGCGCTGCGCTACACGCCGCGCGGCGGCAGCGTGACGGTCAGCACCGGCGTCGAGGGCGCGCAGGCGCTGTTCGCCGTCGACGACACCGGCCCCGGCATCCCGCCCTCGCGGCGCAGCCAGGTGTTCGAGCGCTTCGTGCGTCTGGACGACAAGACCGCCGGCAGCGGCCTGGGCCTGGCCATCGTGCGCGACATCGCCGGCGCCCACCGCGCCCGCATCGAGCTAGGGGAGGGGCCGGGCGGCCGCGGCACCCGGGTGGCGGTGCGCTTTCCGCTGCGCGCAGGTCCGCCCTGAGCCCGGCGCAGCGCTTCAGGCGCGCGCCACCCAGCCGCGGAAACTGAAGGCCGCGTAGAACAGGCCGATGTCGGCGAAGCCCGCTTCGCCCAGCAGGGTGTGCTCCTCGTCCGGGGCCAGCAGGGGCAGGCGGCCCAGCATGTTCGCCGCGCCGGCCCAGGCCCGCTCCCAGTCTGGTTCGCCGCGCTCGCCGAAGGCGATCGAACGCGCCATCCATTGCTGCGGATCCGGCCCGGCCGCCGTGTGCCCGGCCACCACCAGGCGCGCGCCGGGGCGCAGGCGGCGCCGGATCCCGCGCAGCGTGTCCAGGCGTTCCTCGCGCCCCAGGTGATGCAGGGTCAGCAGGCAGGTCGCGCCCTCGTAGGGGCCGGCCGGCGCTTGCCCGACCGTCCCTTCGATCAGCTCGACCCGTTCGAGGCAGGGCGCCAGCGTTTGCCGGGCCAGCGCGAGCATGGCCGGCGCCGGGTCCACGCCGGTGAAGCGCCAGCCGGGCCGCGCCTCGGCCAGCGCGCGCGTCTCCAGGCCGCCGCCGGCCCCCACCACCAGGATGTTGGCAGTAGCGGGCGCCGCTTCGGCCAGCAGCAGCATGGCCATGCGGTGCAGGTCGGCCAGGCCGGGCACCTTGCGCGGGGTGTCGCCGGCGTAGGAGGCGATCGCGCCAGGGTTGTTGTAGGGATTGTTCTCCATCGCGCAGGCGCTCCGTACTCATGTAACTTTCAAGAATACGAAAGAGGCCAGATTGTGTCAATCGGTGTGGCCTTGTCAGGGTTTTGTCAGCATTTCCTCAGGGAACTGAAAGCTTTGTGCGATATCATTCCGTACGGCAACATTCGGAATGGCAGGGCGCCTAGCCCAGGAGGAAACCCATGCAGCAGCGACAAACCGGCTTCACCCTCATCGAAATCATGATCGGGGTCATCATCATCGGCATCCTGAGCGCGATCGCCCTGCCGTCCTACACCGCCTACGTGATGCGTGCGCGCCTGGCCGAAGCCCACACCGCCCTGGCCGGCGCCCAGCCCCTGCTCGAGCAGTTCTGGGCCAACAACCGGACCTACGCCGGCTTCGACCGGGTCCCGGCCGAAAGCGAGAATTTCAGCTATTCCCTGAGCGAGCCCGATGCCGGCAGCTACACCCTGGTCGCGACCGGGCAGGCCAGCGCCGCCGGCTTCGTGTTCACGATCGACCAGTCCGGCAACCGCGCGACCACCGCCGCGCCGGACGGCTGGGCCACCAACGACGAGTGCTGGGTCGACCGCAAGGAGGGCACGTGCAGCCACTGAGGCCAGCCGCCGGCTACACCACCATCGAAGCGCTGATCGCGGTGGTGGTGCTGGCCATCCTGCTGGCGGTCGGCCTGCCCAACCTGAGCGGCTGGCTGTCTTCGACCAAGGTGGCCGGCGCGGTCCAGTTCTACGCCGAGGGCTATGCGATGGCGCGTTCCCAGGCGCTGGCCAACAACGCCGCCAGCCGCCTGGTGTTCAGCCGCAACGCCGTCAGCGGCCAGCCGGACTGGCAGGTCGACGTCTGCTTCCCGGCCGCCGGCCAGCCCTGCGACGCCGACAGCGAACGCTGGTCAACCCTCGAAGACGAGGCCGCCACGGACGGCACGGTCGGCGTGGCGGTGCGCTCGGTGCGGCGCAGCGCCGAGGCCCTGCCGGCCAGCTCGCTCATGAGCGTCGAGCTGCCGGCCGGCGCCAGCGCCGTCTACTTCACGCCGCTGGGCTGGGTCGATTCCGGCCCGGCCACGCCCGCCGACCGCATCGACCTGAGCCCGGCCAGCGGCCACGAGGACGCCTTCGCGCCCGCCAGCCTGGTCCTGACCATGGCCGGCGTGGCGACCCGCTGCAACCCCGACGCCGACGACGGCGATTCCCGCAGGTGCCCGGAATGAACACGCCTCCTTTCAAACGCGGGCAAGAGGGCGTGGCCCTGCTCGAAGCCCTGATCGCGGTGCTGATCCTGGCGATCGGCCTGATCGGCACCGTGGGCCTGCAGGCCCGTTCCTACGCGGCCCTGTCGGACGCCGGCCTGCGCGCCGAAGCCACCATCGCCGTCAACGAACTGCTCGGCATCATGAATTCCGACCTCGAGCACGCCGCCGACTACGCGGTGGAAGAGGGCGAGGAGCCCGGCGAACGCCTGCAGGCTTGGCACGAGGCCGTCTCCGCGCGCCTGCCCGGCGCCACCATCGGGGTCAGCGTGACCGAGGCCACCAGCGCGGTCCCGCGCACCGAGGTTGCGGTGAGCATCGGCTGGACGCGCCAGGACAACCAGAGCGAGAACACGCACCGCGTGACCGCCTACCTCGCGGAGACCAAGTGAAGGCCGCCCTCCAGCGCCGCGCGCGCGGCTTCACCCTGGTCGAGCTGATGGTCAGCATCGTGATCGGCCTGCTGGCCGTGCTGTTCGCCACCCGCATCATGACCGAGGGCGAGCGCACCAAGGACGCCGCGCTGGGCGGCTCCGAGTCCATGCAGAACGGCATGCTTGCCATGTTCCAGATCAGCGCCGACGCCGAGCAGGCCGGATTCGGCCTGAACGATCCCATCGTCCTCGGCTGCGACACCATCTTCAGCGACAGCGAAGGCTACCAGCTGGCGCAGGCGCCGCGCGGCGCCGCCACCGTGCGGCCGCTGGGCAGCGTGGTGATCGAGCCCGGCGGCGAAGAATCGGACCGCATCAGCCTCTACGCCGGCAGTTCGCTGACCGGCACCGGCACCGTGGGGCTGCAGAGCGACTACATCGGCGGCACCCTGCTCACGATCGACCGCAAGGCCTTTGGCTTCGGCAAGGACGACGTGATCCTGGTGGCGCCCGAAAACCCTGGCGGCAACTGCGCGCTGGCCCAGATCTCGGTCGATCCGGGCGAGGCCACCGAGCTGGCGATCGGCGGCGCCGGCCTGCGCTACAACAGCGGCTCGCTGGGCCGCAACTTCGAGGGCAATGCGACCCGCATCTTCAACCTCGGCCCGGCGCGCAACCTGTCCTTCCACACCTGGTCGGTCGAGAACGGCTACCTGCGTCTGCGTTCGACCAACCTGCCCGGCGCCGCGGAAAGCTCGCGCCCGGTGGCGGACAATATCGTGGCGCTCAAGGCCCAGTACGGCTTCGACAACCGCAGCGTCGCCGACTTCGAGCCGGAGAAGGGCATGCAGATCGGCCTGTGGTCGAACGAGATGGTGGACGCCGATGGCGACGGCGTGGTCGGCGGCGCCGGCGACTACCAGCGCATCACCGCCCTGCGGATCGCGGTGGTGGCGCGCGCCAAGAATCCCGAGCGGCCCGGGACCGACGGCCAGTGCGCTGCGACCACCACGGCCCCCACCTTGTTCGCCAGCGCCCAGCCCCAGGGCGTGGAGGCGGTGCCGGTCACGGTGGGACTCGCGCTCGCCGACGATGCGGTCGACTGGCGCTGCTACCGCTACCGGGTGTTCGAAACCATCGTGCCGATGCGTAATTCCGGCTGGAGGCCTTCATGATGCCATCGACGTTTCCCCAGCGCCGCCGGCGCGCCCGCGGCGTGGCGCTGCCGGTCATGCTGATCATGCTGCTGGTGATGCTGGTGACCAGCATCTACCTGCTCAAGTCCAGCAATTCGACCACCCTGGCCGCCTCCAACCTCGCCTATGACGCCACCCTCAGCCGCGCCGTGGACCTCGGCCTGCACCGCGGCTTCCAGTGGCTCAGCACCACCGCCAACGGCAGCAAGGTGACCCTGCGCGAGAACGTGGAGGACGAGGGCTATCGCGCCTTCGCCAACACCAATACCAGGCCGCGCGACGCCGACTTCTGGGTCGGCTCGCGCGTCATCGACGGTCCCGACAACACCCGTATCCGCTACGTGATCCACCGCCTCTGTTCCGAGAGCGGCGCCTGGGACAAGCCCAAGAACAAATGCGTCCAGACCGCCGGCAACAAGGCCGCCGCCGGCGCCACGGTCAGCTACGGCCAGAGCCTGGCCTCGGACGCCCCGGCCTTCGCCACCTCCCCGCTGCTGCACTACGTGATCACGGCGCGCGTCGACGGCGTGCGCGGCGGGAACGTCATCAACCAGATGGTGGTCATGATCGGCGCCTGAGCCGGCCGCGACCCGAATGGAATGCCCATGAAACGCTATCTTCTTTCCCTGTGCCTGGCCCTGAGCGCGCTGCCGGCCAGCGCCGGCCCCACCGGCATCTCGCAGCTGCCGCTGCTGAACATCACGGGCACCGGCACGGTCAAGCCGAACCTGATGCTGCTCTACGATAACTCGGGCTCGATGGCCAGCAGCTTCACGCCCGACTATGTGGACGACAGCAGCACCTGCCGCTCGCGCGCCACCCTGGCCGGCGGCACCCGCGGCTGCCGCATTGGCGATCCGCCCTATGCCAGCGCCGACTTCAACCGTCAGTACTACAACCCCAAGGTGCGCTACAGCCCGCCGGTGCGGGCGGACGGCACTTCCTATCCGGAGCTGAACGCCGGCGCCACCTCGAACTGGGCCACCGTCACCACCGACGGCTTCGGCGTCAACCGGACCGACCTGCTCGGCAGTGCGGCCAACAGCACCAACCTGGTGAGCGGCTTCCCCGACCTGCGCTGGTGCGACGGCAGCGGCAACTGCAGCAGCAACACGGTCGGCTATTCCTACCCGAACGACGAGCGCTACAACGCCCAGAGCTTCACCGCCAATCCCTACTACTACACCATCAACGTCGCCGAATACTGCACCGACGCCAGCCTCACCACCTGCAAGTCGACCGCGATCAACGCGCCGGCCCCGGCGGGCTACCCGTTCCCGGCCAAGGTGCGCTGGTGCGATACCCGCGCGCTGACCAATTGCCAGGCCAAGTACGTCGGCAACTACAAGTACCCGCGCTTTTCCGACCCCAACCGGGCCGGCGAATGGTACGGCACCATCACCATCGGACTGTCCACCACGGCCAGCTCGATGACGGTCGACAGCGTGACGGCGGTCAGCACGGCCGGCTCGGTGGTGATCACCAACGGCCCGGTCACCGCCAGCAACGGCACCAATACGGCCGCAAAGCAGCAGGCCTTCGCCAACGCGCTGGCCGCCTCGATCATCGCCAAGAGCGGCCTGGCGCGCGCCTTCACCGCCTGCGTGCGCACCCCGACCGGGGGCGGGGTGCCGGCCTGCTCGACCTATGGCATCACGCTCGACAGCAACAACGTGGTGGCGGTGGTGCCCATCAGCTGTCCCGCGAACACGGTGGGCAAGCCGGTGCCCGACTGCACCCTGGTCAAGGACGGCAGCCGCGCCGGCGACGAGCTGCTGGTGGCCTCGGGCAGCGCCTCGACCGCCTTGCTGACGGTCTCGGGCAGCACCAATCCGAGCAAGACCCAGGTGCTGGCCGGCCTGACCTATGGCGGCGCCCAACTGTTTTCCAGCAGCCTGAGCTTCAACCGCGGCATCAACGCGGCCGCGGTCGCGGCGGCGATCCGCGACAAGATCGGCACCAAGGGCACGGTGCGCGCCTATGTCGGCGGCACCGCCAATTCCTCGCCCACCTGCGCGGCCCAGCCCAACACCACGGTCTGCCTGGTCGACACTGCGAGCGACGCCGAAGGCAAGAACATCGCCCTCGGCTCGCTCAGCAACAACGGCAACAACCCGCGCTACCTGACCTTCGGCGTGGGCGTGGCCCAGAGCGACGGCGTGCCGACCGTGACGACGCCGCTCGGCGCCTCGGTCTTCGTACGCACCGACATCGTGCCGACCCGAAACAGCTATCCGAAGGACAGCGCGCGCACCGACTGCGCCGGCGCGACCTGCACCTATGCCGAGGAGATGACCAACTTCGCCAACTGGTACGGCTACTACAAGACCCGCAACCAGACCATGAAGACGGCCGTGGGCCAGGCCTTCCAGCCGATCACCGACAACTACAACGTCGGCCTTGTCTCCCTCTCGACCGCGGCGGCCGAGGGCGCGATGAACCGTCCGCTGCCGTTCTCGGGCAGCCACCGCACCAGCTGGTACACCTCGCTGTATGCGATGAACGGCACCCAGTCGACCCCGATCCGCCAGGCCCTGCATGCGATCGGCAAGATGTACGCCAACCAGGCGCCCTATAACTTCCCGGCCGGCTCGGAAGCGGTGCAGTACGCCTGCCAGCAGAACTTCACCTTCGTCACCACCGACGGCTACTGGAACGGCGGCGCCGCTGCCAACGTGGTCAGCAACGACCAGCAGGAGAACCCGGCGCGCTTCTGCACCCGGGCCAAGGGCTGCGTCGACCCCAGCGTGCAGACCGACAACTCGCTGGCCGACGTGGCGCTCTACTGGTACAACGGCGGCTCCAACACCACCCTGTCCTCGCTGCGCCCGAGCCTGGAGAACTGGAACAAGCCCGGCCTGGTGCCGGCCGGTCCGGGCGAGAACACCCGCCTGCACATGCGCACCTTCGCGCTCGGCCTGGGCGTGGACGGCGTCATGACCTACGAGCCGAACTACGACACCGCGCCGGTACAGGGCGGCGACTTCTACAAGCTGATCACCGGCGCGGCTACCGGCTGCCCCTGGAACGGCGGCGGCGCCTACGTCTGGCCCAACCCCAACACCGGCGACAACAGCGGCTCGGCCGCCTACCAGTCGCGCGTGGACGACCTCTGGCATGCCGCGATCAACGGCCATGGCAAGTACTTCTCGGCCTCCGACCCGCGCCAGGTGGTGGACGGCCTGCGCCAGGCCCTGGCCAACATCGAGGTCAAGGTCGGCGCCGCCGCGGCGGCCGCCACCTCGACGCCCAACATCTCGCAGGAGGACAACGACATCTTCTCGGCCACCTTCACCACGGTGAAGTGGTACGGCGAGCTGTCCAACCGCAAGATCGACACCGTCACCGGCCAGGTCGGCACCGCCGACGTCTGGAATTCGTCCCAGACCGCCGGCCGCAAGGTGGAGGCGGCCGAGGACAGCCGTCGCATCCTGATGCTCGATCCGGGCGCCGGCACGCTCAGGAATTTCACCTATGCCGAGATGTCGGCCACCGAGCGCGCCTGGTTCGACAACAAGTGCGCGGCGCTGCCGCAGTGCGTGACCCTGTCGGCGACCAACCGGGCCGTCGTCAACAGCGGCGCGAACATCATCAACTGGCTGCGCGGCCAGCAGCAGTACGCCGACGA of Massilia sp. KIM contains these proteins:
- a CDS encoding CHASE3 domain-containing protein, with amino-acid sequence MYFSTAPAGEPVRSLPLHKKLLCLACVILLVVNGVFLVRNLDDLRAANALQTQSARVSDELQYLNLLVTDAESGLRGYFLSGSDVYLGPLHAAPQQIDNQLRALGVLLADSPSQTRNLAQLRSLVQKKLGLMHQALEVYRQGGLVDIVAIAAAPDERADMDEIRLQVVIMTREQNELLAARTASFYQQYRHAALFGLGINTAAIVVLVLFYKLIQRAFGLRLRAERALQQSNDHLEEMVAERTEQLSVLSRHLIKVSEEEKSRLARELHDEMGANLTAIGMDLTTVSEQLRVSQPELAAKLGRARRTLVDTVQLKRRIIENLRPSLLDNMGLSAALQSYCADYGRITSLDCDALIDRQADTAGPMQAIALFRITQEALNNIAKYAEARSVIVNLSREPEGWDLEITDDGIGIPADAMAKSKSHGLLGMRERALLLGGSLTVERGVNGIGTCVRAWIPVEAPGGEGKNKTGAASAAPGMESDPAPSAPDQVRINAPHP
- a CDS encoding Crp/Fnr family transcriptional regulator: MNNTQLGGATQKAKNQIPATSEELKSASRPVVSYSGTQQNELLAALPRQDLETLFEHLELVPLPFGKELFEYGSKLEYVYFPTTAIVSLLYVMEDGATTEIAVVGHEGVVGVSLFMGERAMCSAVVQSAGYGYRLKTQYLRDAFNRGGALPQLLMRYTNALFAQMAQNAVGGRHSSIEQKLCRWLLDRLDRSPTNELKVTQELISIMLGVRRESITAAAGKLQDEGLIQYRRGNITVLDRAGLEEYAGECYKVAKSEYDRLLMDVAR
- a CDS encoding response regulator transcription factor, which encodes MGLQVLLVEDDAVLADGLTRALQAQGMSVSLAVDGLAADAQLQANPPEVAVLDIGLPGIDGFEVVRRLRARGAATPVLLLTARDAVEDRVRGLETGADDYLVKPFATAELVARIRALARRNAPKPTVLALGKLALDGATRRARVGERPLELSVREWGVLEYLLQHAGRVVSKQQIIDAILAWDQDLTQNAVEVYVSRLRLKLEGAGVAIRTIRGFGYLLELDAPAA
- a CDS encoding sensor histidine kinase, which codes for MSSIRLRLLKWLLGPILLLNLVLAGLIYLLAWTPAQVAFDQGLQDTAAALAARLQSGAPASLPPRLGGQDRFWFVVRDGEGRRLAGAEGFPALRPGAPAYDALIGGEPVRVAALALATPEGTRQLGVARTLRQRAEVRSAILRSLFVLVTLATLTLVGLVWLSVSNGLRPLARIRAELGRRGGSDLAPLPSEGVPYEIAPVVTGFNELLDRVEAGARAQRDFLADMAHQLRTPLAGLQLQLEWLGERHAADEETRRSVGLMRLANERMIRQVNQLLALARAKGGQPGEAFAALDLARLVQDTVQYFVEEAARRGIDIGFELAPAPVAGEAFQLRDLIDNLVDNALRYTPRGGSVTVSTGVEGAQALFAVDDTGPGIPPSRRSQVFERFVRLDDKTAGSGLGLAIVRDIAGAHRARIELGEGPGGRGTRVAVRFPLRAGPP
- a CDS encoding class I SAM-dependent methyltransferase, which codes for MENNPYNNPGAIASYAGDTPRKVPGLADLHRMAMLLLAEAAPATANILVVGAGGGLETRALAEARPGWRFTGVDPAPAMLALARQTLAPCLERVELIEGTVGQAPAGPYEGATCLLTLHHLGREERLDTLRGIRRRLRPGARLVVAGHTAAGPDPQQWMARSIAFGERGEPDWERAWAGAANMLGRLPLLAPDEEHTLLGEAGFADIGLFYAAFSFRGWVARA
- a CDS encoding type IV pilin protein, which gives rise to MQQRQTGFTLIEIMIGVIIIGILSAIALPSYTAYVMRARLAEAHTALAGAQPLLEQFWANNRTYAGFDRVPAESENFSYSLSEPDAGSYTLVATGQASAAGFVFTIDQSGNRATTAAPDGWATNDECWVDRKEGTCSH
- a CDS encoding Tfp pilus assembly protein FimT/FimU, whose translation is MQPLRPAAGYTTIEALIAVVVLAILLAVGLPNLSGWLSSTKVAGAVQFYAEGYAMARSQALANNAASRLVFSRNAVSGQPDWQVDVCFPAAGQPCDADSERWSTLEDEAATDGTVGVAVRSVRRSAEALPASSLMSVELPAGASAVYFTPLGWVDSGPATPADRIDLSPASGHEDAFAPASLVLTMAGVATRCNPDADDGDSRRCPE
- a CDS encoding PilW family protein; protein product: MKAALQRRARGFTLVELMVSIVIGLLAVLFATRIMTEGERTKDAALGGSESMQNGMLAMFQISADAEQAGFGLNDPIVLGCDTIFSDSEGYQLAQAPRGAATVRPLGSVVIEPGGEESDRISLYAGSSLTGTGTVGLQSDYIGGTLLTIDRKAFGFGKDDVILVAPENPGGNCALAQISVDPGEATELAIGGAGLRYNSGSLGRNFEGNATRIFNLGPARNLSFHTWSVENGYLRLRSTNLPGAAESSRPVADNIVALKAQYGFDNRSVADFEPEKGMQIGLWSNEMVDADGDGVVGGAGDYQRITALRIAVVARAKNPERPGTDGQCAATTTAPTLFASAQPQGVEAVPVTVGLALADDAVDWRCYRYRVFETIVPMRNSGWRPS
- a CDS encoding pilus assembly protein; the protein is MKRYLLSLCLALSALPASAGPTGISQLPLLNITGTGTVKPNLMLLYDNSGSMASSFTPDYVDDSSTCRSRATLAGGTRGCRIGDPPYASADFNRQYYNPKVRYSPPVRADGTSYPELNAGATSNWATVTTDGFGVNRTDLLGSAANSTNLVSGFPDLRWCDGSGNCSSNTVGYSYPNDERYNAQSFTANPYYYTINVAEYCTDASLTTCKSTAINAPAPAGYPFPAKVRWCDTRALTNCQAKYVGNYKYPRFSDPNRAGEWYGTITIGLSTTASSMTVDSVTAVSTAGSVVITNGPVTASNGTNTAAKQQAFANALAASIIAKSGLARAFTACVRTPTGGGVPACSTYGITLDSNNVVAVVPISCPANTVGKPVPDCTLVKDGSRAGDELLVASGSASTALLTVSGSTNPSKTQVLAGLTYGGAQLFSSSLSFNRGINAAAVAAAIRDKIGTKGTVRAYVGGTANSSPTCAAQPNTTVCLVDTASDAEGKNIALGSLSNNGNNPRYLTFGVGVAQSDGVPTVTTPLGASVFVRTDIVPTRNSYPKDSARTDCAGATCTYAEEMTNFANWYGYYKTRNQTMKTAVGQAFQPITDNYNVGLVSLSTAAAEGAMNRPLPFSGSHRTSWYTSLYAMNGTQSTPIRQALHAIGKMYANQAPYNFPAGSEAVQYACQQNFTFVTTDGYWNGGAAANVVSNDQQENPARFCTRAKGCVDPSVQTDNSLADVALYWYNGGSNTTLSSLRPSLENWNKPGLVPAGPGENTRLHMRTFALGLGVDGVMTYEPNYDTAPVQGGDFYKLITGAATGCPWNGGGAYVWPNPNTGDNSGSAAYQSRVDDLWHAAINGHGKYFSASDPRQVVDGLRQALANIEVKVGAAAAAATSTPNISQEDNDIFSATFTTVKWYGELSNRKIDTVTGQVGTADVWNSSQTAGRKVEAAEDSRRILMLDPGAGTLRNFTYAEMSATERAWFDNKCAALPQCVTLSATNRAVVNSGANIINWLRGQQQYADDAVLRAYSRTETTPAGASGPLPIVIGDIASSKPAYMRDPRKSYDRTGYATFKDAQKSRQAAVFAAANDGMLHAFDAATGEELWAYVPRITMKKLYQLASINYGTNHQFNVDGSPELGDVFINGAWKTILVAGLNGGGRGYYAIDVTDPDSPQALWELCADPAVCSGDNLEPEIGYSFGNPQFGTWKDASGTERWVVFLTSGYNNIPGTDGVAGGTGRGFLLIVDAATGRVLDRVSTGSGDTTTPSGLAKITAITANPNRDPLVTYVYGGDNLGQMWRFDLTSPGTVRVLKMGDAGVNQPITTRPDVALCAVEPSDGGAVRPERVVAFGSGRLLDLPDVGNTATQSAYVLKDDGVAINAGAWRSLPAMARKRLTKIAGAARDEYTVSGDEADLGTQSGWFVDFDRNLGERVNLDPKIVAGTLTVVTNLPSSSSACSVGGTSNVYQFDVCTGLPSSPDGVVGHTLSNNSAAVGFIIVRLPSGALKMITTTADGKTITSEVAPAKTEAARRSGWRRVRE